From the genome of Scleropages formosus chromosome 22, fSclFor1.1, whole genome shotgun sequence:
tgtgcgactgctgtttttcattgcCTCACATCAAACATACAGTTCAACACCCccgtcatcatcatcgtcagCAGCAGACATGTCACCCAAAACCAGTACAGAATATTTCCTGAGCACAATGGAAGACAGCAGTTTATTAAAGCTGAGATTTCACTAAAATCAGTTCATGTGCTTGTCACACAGGAAACCCAGCTGCCCAGTTCACACACTGGAACTTTCTTCATTTCACCTGACTTTCGCTGCCCTAATGCCATATTATCTCAGTCTGCTCAACGGACACGTGACTTTGGACATCGCCCACTTGAAGATGGGACACAGAAATCCAAACACCAACTCTGAGCAGATAAAGTTTATACCCAAATGTGCTGGTTTGATGTTGAAGGCCACTTGTTCAAGGGACCTCCAATGTAACCAGTCAAGGGGAACATTGACTGTGGCTTTGCTCAGCCCTGCTGCTCAACCAAGGCACCTGTCGATACTGTAGATGCACTCAACCACTTACCTGCCCCCCTTGATCATCCTCCTGCAGGTCTCCATCTGCACGTCCAGACCCCGCTTCATGCTGCACATTTCCATGTACTCATGCAGGTGCCGGTTCATGTCGCTCTTCGCTGTGGCCAGCTCcaactagggttagggttaatgaGGGCAGTGGATGAAACAAGCAAGACAATCCAGCAGCGTCCACAAACGAGTCACGTTTGCGAGACACATCCTCTCCTGTCTCACAAACCTTCCACAGCAGTACAAGAAGATCCACAAATCTAACATATTCCTCTACTTGAAGAAAGCACTTCGTACCGAGGGAAACACCCACCCGTTGATTCTCGTCATCTGGCCTATGAACCCTACATGAACGCTAAACTCTCTCATTTGAACTTTTGCACAGAGACACCCAAGCACAGACTTCACACCTCAATCTGGTCAATGGTCTCCTGGTACTCCTGTTCTCTGGTCTTGAAGAGAGACTCTGTCTCGTCGATGAGTCTACCCAAGCTTCCGTCATGAGATGCCTGGTGATGGGTCACAGAGTGTCTCTTATAAATGGAGCAGTATAATGCACAGACATGTCGTGTCAGCGAGTGCAGCGTGGACATAGGGCCACTACAGTGTGGACACACTCACAGCCTCCACTCCTTCCCCATGGCAGTCTCCTGTGCAGATGGCAGATGGCATGTTGTAGTTGGTAAAGTCTTCCCACAGCAGCAGGGTCTCATCATTCTCCTCCCAGGTCAGGCTGTCGCAGTCATCATCAATGTCAAATGTCTCCCTCCTGGCAACAAAGCAATTATCTGAGCAACTTCTGCACatcagagaaagagagagaaaagagagaaagagaaagaggagaagtgCAAATAACGGGTGTGAAGAGAAGGACAAACACGAAGGACAGAACATTCAGCACAGGCCTTCGCATAGTGAGgcaggaaaaatgagaaaaacacaaagtgacGGAGAGCAGGTAGAGGAACGTGTGCAGCCTACAGAGTGAACACAGGTAAGGCTCACATAACAAAACAACCACTTTTAAAACGCTGATAAGGAAACTTCTAGAAAAGTGGCATGATTTACCCCATTAAACTCCTGGACTTTAAGCCCACTCTTACAGACCATTCACAAAACTGACCACACTGATGTTCGttataaaaacaacatataataacatactgtatgtattaataGATGGTAAAAATCTCCACAATCCAGTGTTAAAGCTAAGTCTGGTGAACCATGTTTTTacctttctttaaaaagaatgcCACGGGTGCAATTCACCATCAGACCACTTGTTGGCAGtctaaaactgaaatgtcacacAATTCCTTGACTGAAAGACCAAGGGAGAAGTACTCTGCTGACAACCCTTGGTAAAAACCGTGACTCCAGTGTCCAATGCGACTCGCTGGTGCGGCACACTCACAGCTGGTTCAACATGCGCTTCATCTCATCTGTGATGTTGAGAGaacctgccacctcctcctccgaAGTGCTGGGGTCAGCGTCCATCTCTGAGCTGTCTTCGTCCGATGCCACCTTGCGCTCCTTTTTGCGGCACGACGATGATGCCTGGACAACAGAGGCCAGCCGTATGTCACCCAGTGAAATAACATGCTTGTCCTACCGGTGTTTCCCACTGACAGCGCAGGAACCTGTCCACCCCTCAGTTCATATCTGCCTCGGACATCCTAAATGgatgaaaaactgatttaaaaaaaaaaaaaattaatcttctCTGGATTAAATGTGAGTCTTAACTATTTTACTTCTCATCCCAGCACTTGATGCAAAGAGGAGTGGATCAAGTTCAGGTCCCCTACATCGGTTGTCATTGAAAGTGAGGACTATCGGCATGCGCTTCGACTCAACTGGGCCGCAGCCAGCACTGTCGGCGCAATGTCATCACCTCCACCGGGGTGGGGAGGATCTGTGATTCAGCAGTTTACTGTTATTTCTGTGCGTGTGTTCCTGTGAGTCTATATGCATGTTTCCATATGAGCAAGTCTGTGTGAATTTTTTCAGTGCACATTTACCAATGTAATGAGCAGGATGCAGTGTGTGTAGATGCCACCTGAGTGTGTGGACACTGTCGGTGTTGCTGTGTCCAGAAAAAGGCTGAAGTGGTTCTGGACAACTCCTCCGATCTGCAGCTGGGGGCTCATACAGGATTCCCCTGACACACCGAAGGCTTGCAGGATCTCACTGCACAGATACCCACTTAATGACTGGTCCGTGCACCCCGAAAACAACGAGGAATGCAGTGTAAATGATGCTTTCAACACAACCACACCCCCTCTGCAATCTCTCAAGGGGGGAGCAGAGATCAGTAATAAGATTTAATGAAATATCACATCCAGGTACACGGCGTATTCATACCCTGTCTGGTTGCGCTCTGGATGGGCTGACGTTGAACATGACGGACATGTCTTCAGAGTTACGCTGCTGCGCCACGTCACACAGTTTGGCTGTGATGTCAATTCTCCGGCAGATGTCCATGTCCACCTTCATGGCTTTCTCCTGGATCTTGGTGTCCAGATCAGACATTTGCTAGAGAGGGAAGATGAGAGTTGGTAGTCAGAATCACAGTTGTACAGAAACCATGCGGCCTTCCTTATATGCAGGGCTCAACGTCAAACCAACCCACTGTCAGGCGTTCCAGTCACATGCCAAACCTGACCCTGTTAGATCACGTTACACAAAGCCTGCAGAGGGCTAAGTTTGcccctggttcgaatcccacctagtTTCTATGCAGAAATGAGTCTGAGGTCCACTGGAACCCAGTCAACCAAATCCAAAAACTTGCACTCGCTTTGCTTTAAACTGAACACATTCCATGAAACCTCCATGCCTGAGGATCTCAGCGTTGAAGCGAAAGCTGTCCCAAGATGCAACACAGCCCAGAGCCACAAGCATACCAGCAGAACTTCTGTTTCAAAAGTCTCTGTTAGAAAAGAGCCCTACCCCCGATCTCTAAGACCTAAATCCAGCAGTCCCTACACAGTGTTTTGAAACAGTGCCTTGTTCACACATCTTGCAATGCCTCGTGGGATGTCCTTACACCACAAAATGCATCAAGATCAACATCCTGAGGGAGCTAGAAGGCCTAACGTGGAACAGGTCACACTCTTCGCAGAGAAGAGCAAGGACCAAAGCAGACAGGCCATCAGCCTTCAAGTGGAATACACTCTTCGATTTGAACATGGGACTCTCATCAGAGCCATCAGTTTTGTATCATCTCCCTGGCTCCAGATAACTGGCTTGGAGATGTTTAGTGAGAAGATTATGACACAACGAAATTATAACACAAAAGCACATCttgcaaaatacaacacaataaaaattaaggaggaaaattaaatatggaacaatgaaaatatgcagttttatgAATGACTCAGCTGTTCCACACTAGTCAGTAAGTGAGGCAGGGTGTTTTTGCTGGAGACAAAGAGCAGGACAGACATGTGCATGTCTCTTACTTTCAGATGCCACCTTTTCCTGAGGATCTCTACAGGGTCTGAACGAGGACTGAGTCGCCAGGTACCCTTTATTGAGAAGAACGACAAATGAAGCTGCCGTCATGGAATCGCGAGGGTGAATGGAATGGCTAGCTAAGGCTAGCCCATGAACCACCGACCCCATGCATTCGTCTTGAAGGTAAAAGTCACACTGACAGCCCATATTGTCCAGGGACTGAGTAACGAGAATGAGGAGAGTGCAACATAAAATGGGACGCATGAGATGTGCCAGAGCGATTCAACGGAAGTCCACATGGCCTCTGGGAAACTCATGTGGCATTTGTATACTTATTCCATataaaaaatgggggggggcgggcaggCCAGCTGCAGTAAATTAAAGGGAAGCAGAGCACCAAGCTTCCAGAAtccaaaaaagcacaaagaggCTGAGCAACATTACTCCTCCCCAATCCAGTGTGTTTATGCCGCTGTCTGAGTGCAGTGGAATTCACTGAACGCCTTCCCCAACGGCACCACCACTGTTTACCAAAGAATGTTTTTCCACTGCtgttagaaaaaagaaaaaaaaaactcccaaataAGGCAAAGGAAGAAGCTCCACAGGGCTTGAACGGAACCTTAAACGGAACCTTAAATGCTTACAGCGAGCCTCAGTGGGTCTGAATGACCACAGGTCTGCTGCTCGAACCAATCTTGAGCGTAGTCCTCAAACTACGTTTTGCCCTCTCAAACCCTGACTGAACCCAAATCTGGTGATCATACCAAAATCCGAAGGCCTGACCCCCAGGGCTGGTgctgaaaagggggaaaaaaacacacacacacaattgcattcattgaaaacaaatgcttttcCAGCAAATGTTAACTCTTCCTGCTGGTCCTGTTCTCATGAGACAGAGCAGCATCACTAAGCCCTTAATTCAGCAGTTGTAAGTACTGATCCAGattcatacatttctttgcatgcATTGCcaacaaaaactaaataaaatattttatatggtGGCTTTGTTGGTTGAGATAAATATACAGCAGTAGTAAGATTATAAtttgcttattttgtttttgccagCTTATGTAAGCATTACTCTTAAGAGACTTGctggaaagcaaacaaatgcaCTTAGTGAACTTTAATGACTTTTACTAGGGGACCCCAGAACAGCAATAAGGAGCAGAATCGTCTCCAGAAAAGCATGGATAGAAAACTCTGAAAGGGGAACAGTCCTGGGGATACTTACATCGGTCACAAGGCTTTTGAAGACCACCAGCTCAGCCTTCAGTCTGTCCACGGTCTCACTGAGCTCATCCTGCACAGCCTCTGACTGCTGGACGGTCTGAGAAGAGATCATGACGGGACGCACAGAGACATTACCACGCTACCAGCCATCTTTGAAATTCTTGCAATTCCTTCTGACACCTTTCATGGAACATAACCATTTGCACAGGTAGTAAAGTTTACATTTGTCTTTACGACACTTCATACAGCAGCAATtatctccaatgcaacttacactgttaagttacctacaattatttacccatttatacagctgggaaattttactggcgcaatttagggtaaataacATGCTTAAGgacactacagctagagatgggattcaaacttgcaaagTCTCCCCAATATAACTAGTTTACATGCAGACTGCAGACTGCAGACTGTAAAAGAAACCATAATTTAggtttccattcattcatacttTATGTAGTATAATTCTGCTGAaacatagtaataataaatgaccATGAATAAGATTATGTAGGATTGCAGTCGTCAAAGGCAGGTTTGTGGACAGAATTAAGAACGACCAATAGTGATAGTGGGATTGTTCTGCTGCTCCAGAGTCCCTGAGGCCCAAAACTGAAAAAGCTGGGATACATTCTGGTGTGAAATGACACACAGCAGTATTAGCACACTGGTCCCTCAAGGGAATTTTCTCTTCTACAAGGTTCTGTCACGAATGCAGAATAATAAGTCTATGGCCTATGGGACAAATGCTAAGAGTAACCAGCTCTACTTTTGAAATTTAAGGGCACAGTGGCATTTCGCAGCAGCTAGGGACACACTGAGGATGTGTGGAACTGTTTGTGTCAGCAAACAGCTGTCATTGTGTGAAAGGCACTGTCATAAACCAGAATGACATCATTTTtcagtgatatatatatatcacacatcagatatatacagtatatatatcaTGCATATATATGCTTACATATACATGCTCCATCTTTCGAGACTGAATGCATATATGTGATCAATTTAACAACAAAAGTGCATGATGCTGCCTGAAGTGGGACCGTTGTACAGTAAGCACACAACCATGGAGATGGCTGAGAAAAGTGATACAGGATAGTGAGGGTAACCTAGCTAAGGTGGGCAGCCCAATATAATCTCTCCATACAGAGAGAGTGAGTCCTCACAGCGGGCAGTGGGTGGAGATGGCCATAATGAACGACACTTCGTATGTACAAAGCAGAGATGGGGAGGAGAAGGTAGAGAGAAAAGAATAAACGGCAAAAGCAATGAAGTCTCACCTGCTGCAGGGTCTCTACCATGGACTCCGTCTGCTCTCGCCTCAGTACCTCCTCTtcccacctgaaacacagggcACCTGAGGTCAACAGGCTTCCCACAGCTATCCACTCCTGACCTCTAATGGCGGAACAATGCACTCATGACCATGAACTTCAGCCATCAAGTCAGAAATTCAGCTTAATGAAAAGCACTCAActaaaacatccatccatcatcagaaACCACATATCCAGTGCAAGGTCATGGTCCAGAGTTTAGCCTGGTACCACgatgtgaggcaggatacaccctggatgggctgccagtccatcgcagagcaataacacacattcattcactcacgcACAATTGCGTGTCACCAATTCCCCTGGCAAACATCTCTGGAATGCGtaaggaaacccatgtaaacacgtggagaacatgcaaacggatgcagactgagccagattggAATCCACATCcaaggaactgtgaggcaccagcactactcactgtgcacTAAAATGCATACATTCTAAACTCTTTACAAGGCATCATTTCCTAAATACTGATTTACCAACCTGCAGTGTGAACATTCTCTCAGAAGCCAATTCTACAGTTTAACATTTGTGTTCTAAAAATACAAGAAGAAAGTGACCAAATTAGAGCTTTCAGAGCAGGCTAAGTGCTCAATGGTGTCTTAAAAGAGAGTAGTGGGAGACTTCAGGAaagtgttgtgtgttgtgtgcttaTGGCTAGCAGTAACACACATGGTGGCCAGAGCCCTTTGACATACATTTCAGCACTTCACATAATGAAAGCGAGTTCTTTCCATTCCATCCACAGCTCCGAGGACAAAGAGGCAGTGGATTAAAAGCCACAGCACAACAAATTAAACCCTAAGGAAACAAACAGAGAGGAGTAGTTGCTTAATTGAAGTTGTTGGTTTTCTTCTAAAAGTTTCCAACTGGGACTTAGTGAAACACCAAGAACAAGCACACATTTTCCCGTAGAACTGAAACTAATgggcagcagaaaaaaagaattaatttaGCAGTTGAACAGTAAAGTAccttttcttttacattaatGGGATTACTGGTGAATGGGGTGATGGGAAAATCAGTTCTCTTTTCAATTCTGGTCACAGGTGTTCCTGTTATGCACCATCCTTTTCTTTCACCATTACCACTCATGTACATGCCTGGCCAGCTTCTGGACTTACTAAAACATTTTATCTCCAGCATTTCACTTTTCCAAAATTTAAAACTTTGGACAGGAATTGATGTGAAAGTAGGTATAGGTTAATTTGCCATGTTAACTGATCAAATGGTATCACATAGCAAAATAAGTTAATCaaattaaacaacaaataaaacttgGAATGCTCTCAGACAAATTCCgaaaagacagtaaaaaaaaataaataaataaaaaataccgtATATGTGAGACAGGTTAATGAGTTCATTTTGGCAGGGTTTGCATTTTGGACTGAAATTTAATTTCGTGTGGAATATATCATTAATTTAGCCACAACCCATGTCTGAAGGGCTTTATGAGTGAGGTGCTCAATTTTAgccttgcgtgtgtgtgcatgtgtgtgcgtgtgaggaCAGCCCATCCCTCTTCAGCTAAATCAAACCACAAGGCCCACTTCCGGACTGTTACCACGGCAATGCAAACAAACAGCGAACTATGCCTATGGCTGATGGCATGCAACTGCAGTGGGGATGTCTTCAGTGGAATCCTTCAATTCCCCTTCTGTCAACCATTTGCCACAATGTCAACTAGTGAATGTCCATCAGTGAACATCCAAACAGGGAGGTAAACTGGCAAAGAAATACTTCTAATACCTCTCATTCTCACCCCACTCTACTCCACTGTGCTTTGGAGTAGACTTCATGGATACCCCCTCAGTCAGCATCGCAATCTGGGAGATGTTCTTGAAGACCGTAAGGCCATAAAATACTATGACATTCTCTCGTATACCAGGTGCCACCTATCAGATCCAGATGCAACCTCGTCTTTTTTGTTCCATGCCTACCGATTTTCCTGTATCTCATCCGGTCTTGCGGGCATCACTTCAACTGCATACATGTCAACCTGTCACTCAAATCCAAAAATTGTTCTCTTCCAGCACCCATGTTTGTATGTCTTCCAGATATACCTGACCAATTCTGCCAGATGCAGTGTCTCTCTGTGTACTTATTGCTGTGTTCCTCAATAGTGGTCTTCTAATTCATATTTGTCTTCTGCTGATGTGACATCCTCTCCATCCCAGGCATTTGCCAGAGTTTCTAGTAGTGGAGTGCTGCTATGTCATCTCCTGGCCCAGGTCAGCGCACTGATGAGGGAACCAACAAGACATCTCCGGAATATAAAGTCCTTAAACCTTCTGCTGCACCTCATTTGTTTGGAATTTGGAATCGCAACAAAAACAGCTCTTAAT
Proteins encoded in this window:
- the iffo2b gene encoding intermediate filament family orphan 2 isoform X2; translation: MMNSILFAEASTAPGVAAVPVGGASGSGAVTSALRNDLGSNIHVLKTLNLRFRCFLAKVHELERRNKLLENQLRQALERPRYRGLYYSRDVAVQTDLVPPDSPLHGPFRHSRLPGTIWSFTHVRRHGERLETLQGPGVSWVHPDGVGVQIDTITPEIRALYNVLAKVKRERDEYRSKWEEEVLRREQTESMVETLQQTVQQSEAVQDELSETVDRLKAELVVFKSLVTDQMSDLDTKIQEKAMKVDMDICRRIDITAKLCDVAQQRNSEDMSVMFNVSPSRAQPDRASSSCRKKERKVASDEDSSEMDADPSTSEEEVAGSLNITDEMKRMLNQLRETFDIDDDCDSLTWEENDETLLLWEDFTNYNMPSAICTGDCHGEGVEAASHDGSLGRLIDETESLFKTREQEYQETIDQIELELATAKSDMNRHLHEYMEMCSMKRGLDVQMETCRRMIKGGRNSPSFSSVASSDSGNTDEIQDELEKDVEAEGPVS
- the iffo2b gene encoding intermediate filament family orphan 2 isoform X1; protein product: MMNSILFAEASTAPGVAAVPVGGASGSGAVTSALRNDLGSNIHVLKTLNLRFRCFLAKVHELERRNKLLENQLRQALERPRYRGLYYSRDVAVQTDLVPPDSPLHGPFRHSRLPGTIWSFTHVRRHGERLETLQGPGVSWVHPDGVGVQIDTITPEIRALYNVLAKVKRERDEYRSKWEEEVLRREQTESMVETLQQTVQQSEAVQDELSETVDRLKAELVVFKSLVTDQMSDLDTKIQEKAMKVDMDICRRIDITAKLCDVAQQRNSEDMSVMFNVSPSRAQPDRASSSCRKKERKVASDEDSSEMDADPSTSEEEVAGSLNITDEMKRMLNQLSCSDNCFVARRETFDIDDDCDSLTWEENDETLLLWEDFTNYNMPSAICTGDCHGEGVEAASHDGSLGRLIDETESLFKTREQEYQETIDQIELELATAKSDMNRHLHEYMEMCSMKRGLDVQMETCRRMIKGGRNSPSFSSVASSDSGNTDEIQDELEKDVEAEGPVS